The genomic DNA TACTCAGATCACAATCTTCAAAACCCCCTCAACGATATTGAAAGCACCTGCCTTAACTGTCACAACAAGTCCGAGGAAGAGTTCCGTTCATTGGTTGAAGGTAAATTGCAGCGCAAGGAGCAGTTGATGGCAATCGCAATGGACAATCTTGCCAAAGCACATCTTGAAGCTGGTAAAGCCTGGGAACTTGGTGCCACCGAGGCCGAGATGGCAGATATCCTCCAGGATATCAGACACGGTCAATGGCGTTGGGATTATTCCATTGCCAGCCACGCCTCTTTTTTCCATGCCCCGGAAGAAACTTTGCGTCTTCTGGCTGTTGCAAACGAGATCGCCCAAACTGCCCGCCTGAAACTGGTTAAGGTCCTTGCCAAATACAATGCCATTACCTATATGGCGCCGGATTTTTCTACAAAGGAAAAAGCCCAAGGTATAGCTGGCGTACCTTTGGCGCAGTTAGTTGCCGAAAAATTGCAGTTCAAGGCTACCCTGCTTCAGGAGTGGAACAAGGAGGCTGTAAAAAACGGTAATCTGAATATGGACTCCCGTAAAGGGATGAGTGATATAAGCTCTTATTCCAACTAACCCCTTTTTCTGCTCCGCTTTGGCGGGTGGATATCTCAAAAAAAGCAGCAGTCATCTCTTTGATTGCTGCTTTTTTTTGTCTTTTTTTTATTCCTTTTCCTTTAAGACTTTTTTATCGATGTCTCCAACTATAAACCCCGACGGATTCCTTCACCGACTTGGCGAGAATTATTGCAGCCAACTATTAAAAAAGTTTACACTGTGCCTGTATTGGCCTGGCACCGGTGAATTGAACAAAAGGTTGACACATTTTTCAAAAAACAGTATTGAATTTTGATGGGTTTTTCAGGGATAATGGGCGGCTGCTTAAGTTTTCGAGTGGTACGGCAGCCTGATTGAGTGGTAATGAGCTGAGGATCCTTGGCTTTTAATAGGCAATTTGGAAGTTTTGGGCGCGTTTTTTCGTGACGCAGAGGGTTAGCAGAGGTAAATTTCCCCTGCCGGCCCACCGCTGAAAAAGCGATTATTTATCATCCTCATCAATGACAATCCCTGCTTGCCGGCCAAACCTGACCCAAATCTGAGCGCTTATTTTTAACACTTATTTCCTTACAGGCCCCAAGAGAGACCAGTTTATGAAATTCCTGCCGGCGATGCTTGTCTATTTCTTCCAGGACAGGACGACCAAGCGAAACATTCACCTGCTGTCCAAATTCTTTGGCTTCCTGGTTCTTGTCGTAACCACATACAGCGTTATTTTTCACGCTCTCATGATGTACGAGGGCAGGGAGTTCAGCTGGATTACCGGGTTTTACTGGACCCTCACCGTCATGTCCACCCTTGGCTTCGGGGACATCACCTTCCAGACCGACCTGGGTCTGGTCTTTACCATTGTTGTTCTCCTGTCGGGCATTGTTTTCCTGCTCATCATGCTCCCCTTCACCTTTGTCCAGTTTTTTTATGCCCCATGGCTGGAGGCGCAGAAAAAAACGAGAACCCCCCGGGAGCTGCCGGATGACATATCAGGCCATGTTATCATCACCCACCTCGATCCCATCACGGAAAAACTCATACCGAAACTGGCCAAATACAACTACGACTATGTGGTCGTGGAAAGTGACCTGCACAAGGCCCTGGATATCCACGATCAGGGATACAATGTTGTGCTTGGCGACGTGGATGACCCGGCAACCTATGAGCGCCTCCGCATTCATACCGCCGCCATGGTGGTCGCCACCAACGATGACATGATGAACACCAATATCGCGTTCACCATCAGGGAGATAACGAACAAGGTTCCGATAATCACCACCGCCGACAACGATTACTCCATCGATATCCTCGAATTTCCAGGCAACACCAAGGTCTTCCAGTTCATGAAAATGCTGGGATCATCACTGGGGCTCAGGACTTTCGGCATAGACATGGACACCAATGTCATCGGCAGGTTTGACGAGCTCCTTATCGCCGAATCACCGGCGATGCACACCCCCCTGGAGGGCAAGACCCTTGCGGAAATCAGGCTGCGGGCGATAACCGGCGTAACCGTTGTCGGAATCTGGGAACATGGAGTTTTCAAAACGCCCTCCCCCTGGACCGTTATCAGTTCCACGGCAGTTCTTGTCATGGCAGGCACCCGTGAACAGCTGCAACGTTTTGATGAACACTTTGCCTTCTCCTGCGTCGACTATGCCCCTGACGCACCGGTGCTGATACTCGGCGGCGGTCGGGTCGGATGCGCGGCCGCTGAAACCATGGAAGCCAGGAAAATTCCTTACACCATTATTGAAAAAAGCGGTCTGTCGGGATGCAGGAACAAGATAAACCATATCCAGGGCGATGCGGCCGATATCAACATCCTCAAAAAAGCCGGCATAGAAAACGCACGATCGATCATTATCACAACTCATAATGACGCGATGAACATCTATCTTGCCTTTTATTGCCGGCAGCTCCGGCCGGATGTCCAGATCATCAGCCGGGCAACCGCGGAAAAAACCGTCTCTAAGCTGCACCGGGCCGGCGCTGACGTGGTCCTGTCCTACGCCTCCATGGGCGCCAACCGTATCCTGAACCTACTGCAACCCGACGATGTATCGGTGTTCACCGAAGGACTCAATGTTTTTAGCAGACCGGTGCATGACTCCCTGGTCGGCAAAACCCTTGTCGAGGCCGCGATAAGGGAAAAAACCGGCTGCACCGTGATCGCCATTAAAACCGGAGACAACCTCGTGGTCAATCCCGACCCGGGCATACCATTCAACGAACAGGACAAGTTGATTCTGATCGGCACGATGGAAGCGGAAAAACAGTTTCTCCAAACCATCTGATCTCAAAAAAAGGTTGGTCAGCTGATCAATCAACAACTCGCTCATATCATTTCCTCGGCATTCCCGCCGGAGATATGCCGCTCTTATCGCTACAGGAGAAAAAACCCGTTATTTCACCGGCGCTGGAGGTTCCAGCCCGAGCGGGGCCAGAATTTCAGTGGAAAAACGAAGTGCTGTAGGTTGATTTATCAAGGTAAAGATATAATTCCAAAACCGTATGACCTATTTTGGTGGCATGCCTATAAGTTACTCCTGCCGGAACAGCAATATCAAGATAGACTGGATCAATCATAATATCTCTCACTGGACCACAGGTACCATTGACCTCTCCGCAGATTACCTTAATCATTACTTCATCATCAAGGATTAACGTCGGAATCTCAGTTGCCCTAATATCCTGATAACGAGGACTCATCATCTTGCTTTCGGCAGGAAGGTTTGCCCATAATTGAAAACCGAGCATTCTGCCTTCTTTCAAATGCACACCGGCCCCCTCAAGGGTTGGTTGACTATGAAATACCTGTTTTACTGTTCGTCTGTTATCCATGTCATTCTCACTCGTTTTATCACAATTGTTTTAGCTTGAGCTATTTCCCTCTCACAGATTGGCAGCGAGCCAAAATTACACTCTCACCAAACCAGAACTAACGAGGTTGGGAACTGCCGCCCTGTTCTTTTTCAAGAAAAGGCCAAAGCAATATGTGAAATTTTACCAAACGGTATTATTGCGCATCAACAAAACGTAAAATTTCTTCAACTTCTTTTCTTGGTGTTGGTGCCGGATGATCGCCTTCCCCATATCCATAGACAATCAGTGCGGCAACGCTTTCATCTTCTGGCAAACTCACTATTTTGGATATTGAATCTTCATCAATAACGCCCATAATGCATGTTCCGACACCCTTTTCATGTGCTGCAAGACAAAATGTCTGACATGCAATACCTGCG from Desulfobulbaceae bacterium includes the following:
- a CDS encoding potassium channel protein, translating into MKFLPAMLVYFFQDRTTKRNIHLLSKFFGFLVLVVTTYSVIFHALMMYEGREFSWITGFYWTLTVMSTLGFGDITFQTDLGLVFTIVVLLSGIVFLLIMLPFTFVQFFYAPWLEAQKKTRTPRELPDDISGHVIITHLDPITEKLIPKLAKYNYDYVVVESDLHKALDIHDQGYNVVLGDVDDPATYERLRIHTAAMVVATNDDMMNTNIAFTIREITNKVPIITTADNDYSIDILEFPGNTKVFQFMKMLGSSLGLRTFGIDMDTNVIGRFDELLIAESPAMHTPLEGKTLAEIRLRAITGVTVVGIWEHGVFKTPSPWTVISSTAVLVMAGTREQLQRFDEHFAFSCVDYAPDAPVLILGGGRVGCAAAETMEARKIPYTIIEKSGLSGCRNKINHIQGDAADINILKKAGIENARSIIITTHNDAMNIYLAFYCRQLRPDVQIISRATAEKTVSKLHRAGADVVLSYASMGANRILNLLQPDDVSVFTEGLNVFSRPVHDSLVGKTLVEAAIREKTGCTVIAIKTGDNLVVNPDPGIPFNEQDKLILIGTMEAEKQFLQTI